Part of the Anguilla rostrata isolate EN2019 chromosome 10, ASM1855537v3, whole genome shotgun sequence genome, CCCCATGCAGTGACCTCCTGGACAGCAAGGCGGATGGTATCGAGGTGTCATACAACGCCTGCGGTGTGCTCTCCCACATTATTTTTGATGGGCCGGACGCCTGGGCCATGGACGAGCCCAAAAGGGATGCTGTGATGGACAGGATGTGGAAAGCCATCCAGAGCTGGGACGTCAACTCTCACAGGAATATTAACTACAGGTGGGACACAGTCGATGTCATatgtaatatttgaaaatgtaagttAGATTCAATTGGTGTTACTTCTAAGATGATGCATTATTTCAGTTGTGTTGCTCTTATTTTTGTACCTGTACTGTGTTGAAAGTTGCTCACTACAGATATGAGCATCagctaaaaaattaaataggAGGTGGCAGACAGTCGGTAGAAAGTCAAATACTGTAAGAAGATTAGCAATTCTGCCAATTGTTCCTCCACAGGTCTTTTGAGCCAATACTGCGCCTGCTGCCTCAAGGCATTGCCCCTGTTAGCCAGCACTGGGCCACATGGGCGCTGTTCAACCTGGTGTCTGTCTACCGTAAGTATCTTGTATGCCAGATGCTGGCACCAGAAGTGCTGGCATGGCTTGCCTTCAGTGGTCTCAGTCTCTGAATCAGCATTAGATGTATGGATgcaacatttttaatatatctgtatttactctctctctgtctgtctgtctctctctctctctctttcacacacacgcacacacatcagcGGGTaaatactgccccctgctgatcAAAGAAGGAGGAATCGCCCTCCTGCAGAAGGTGCTAGAGCTTGATACATCAGAGGAGGAGACCAAGGAAATGGCACGGTAGGTAGAGAATCTTTCCCCCTCAGCAACACGTCTTGTCCTCATGCCTACAACACCACAAATATTTAACCCAGTaatcatcacattttttttttacctgtctcTAATGCTAAATTTCACTTTGGGGTTTCCAGGAAGGTGATGGAACACTGTGGGAACTTCAAAGAGGATCCCATGGACACTTCAAGGTAAATGGCAACAAGGAGGACAACACTGGGAGCTACAGAACCAGAAGAGgaaaagaatgttttttgtcTCTCACCAGGAATTGTCTGCAGTTGATTTACTGTAACATGTGTGAGGAAAGGAACCATTCAGAGCACGGCTCAGTTTCTAGAAGGAACCTTGCTGTGGGACATCAGTAGGAGAAGCTGCATAGGAggtgttattttttgtgttgcaCACAGGACATACTACTTGTACAAGTTATatggttgtgttttgtttttctggtttgctccactttgtgtgtgtgttttatggaaCAAAACATTTGGGAGGTGTTCTCTACTTAATAAGATAAGAAAACAAGGAGTGCTTCCAGTGGTCCCCCTTGGTGTGGGTCTGGTCTTAGGTGGAAGGCTTTTTCCTATCAGCTTAGTTTCTGCATAGCACCCATTGTCAGAAAACTCAGTAATTTCTGAATGTTACTGTCCGTTTCCCCTAAGGGATTTTTTTGGAATTCTGCCACAAAGACGTCACAAACCCTTGAGATCAGGGTGTGGACTGTTCGTGTGAGGAGTTGTTTGTGTGAACGGTTGTTATtacagagcagcacagtaaTGTCTCTCTCATTTAGCTAAGGTTGTAcctctttcctctctcattGCGTGGGGTGGACACTGAGCaacaggtttaaaaaagaagaaaaaaaaacattgtcttcCCCCACACTGGTGACTGTCAACAACAAGGAAGACATTAGTTTGAATTGTACATACTTGGGAGTAAATTTCTcctttttgtttgtatgtttgtttttaacatgaTTATAAACACTCCTATGATTTCTTGCAATAGATCTTTTTCTGGATCAAAGAAAATGTCTACAAAGCTATAAAACCACACTCTGAAATGGATAATTAAGGAGAGAACTACAGTGTATTAAACATATTTGCTGTACTGTGCATTTCAAGTGTTGGCTCATTGCACTTTTTTCTTTACTGATGTTTTCTAAATaatagtttatttatatttttaaaaactcatgaAACACATCACAAATCCATTTCAGCTGTAAAAACAATGCTTAGAGCCAATTTTAAAACTCAATATTATGTGTTATTTCTGTTGTCAGAACCTTgtatttcctttctttaaacaatgaagtatacatttttatcattgtatATCACAACTGCCTTGTTGAGTTATGGAAATAAGATGTCCTGAATAAAGAATCAAGTTACTCTGATGAGGTACAAGTCTTGCATCAGGATTTAGTTGCCATTATCACAACTGACATCTCATCAAGGTTAAGATAGGTTTTTAGAGAATGTAATGGTAATGATAGTACAAATGATCtttgaaatttacattttcacaaccACTGAAAGTTGATAATATGTTTCTGAGTTAATGGGTTTGAACTTGTTTATGTGTGGACAAATTTTCTCTGTGGTTATCTTGaggaaaaaacatgttttatctATATTCCCATTAATAGCATACTTTGAataacattgtttaaaaaaaaaaaattaaaaaaaaaacttctatttGGAGGCGTGACAAGAATGTTAGAGGTAAATTCACCTAGGGATTTTTTTTGGCATCACACTGGCCCAGGCAACAGTCATTTAGTGAATATTGTTTGATTCATTTCCTCTGCTTCTATAAAAATTTGCAGATACGTATTTCTATTGGCCAGGATGCCAGACAAAATAGTAGAATTAGTGTCAGGAAATGTTTCAGCCCtaaaaatgctgaattttttttttttttttttacttgtttacaCATATCTGAACGGTGAAGTCGTATGTGTAGTTTCACAGTTGAGAGGGACTTTTTGGGAGTTTCACAGTTgtccacagaaccacacagttTAGTTATTGTTAATATTACATGATCTGTGCATATTATAAATCTTGACTAAAatcgaaataaataaaagcttacAGGGTTATGCCTTCGTTTGTACTTTTTGTTCATGTCATTTCATATACACCAAGAGTCATAAACCTGGTAAGTCGCAGCAACCCTTGTGCATTCCATAGGCTTGTTTTTTATAACTAGATGGCCAGAAATGTCAGTCTGGAATTCTGGTGCAGAATGACAAGTTCATTGACGCATGTTATGAATCATGAGTTAATAACtgaaaattttatttgcattatttgagAATTTGTTTCTCTTATTCAAACTAGCAAGATGTATGTTACACAGTTGTTAGTTCcacttttaattaaatgacaggcAACTATAGAAAACAAGTTCAATGTAGAAAATAACCCAGATTTTAAGGATAGGAAAGTTAGTATAGCCTTTTGTGGCTAGAAAACTTTGGTAGTCAAATATGCATATTAAGATCAAAAATACATCAacatatatttactgtaaatttcACCTGTCATCAAATTTTGACCAGAATATTTTGCAGATCTACagctacatactgtatacatgtTCTACAGTAAGGATTTGTTCGTTATACCGTACTGTTGTAAAATCTATAGAAATCATTCACAGTGTGCCTTTTATTTATCTCTTAATAAAAAGCAGTCTTTGAGATATGTTGTTCCATTTTTTAATACTTTGTAAATGTAGTTAAGCACTTTAGTGgactataaaatatattttaaatttgttctcCTTAAGtaattttttgcatgtttttctctAGTGAAAACTGTTTTGACAAAATACATTCTTGTGTATTTAATACATGAGCACAAAGGAGTAAAATTCTAAGAGCAAAAATAACTCTTGTGTCAAGCTGTAGTCAGTTAGCTATTGGATCCCACTGCATCTGAACAAAGCCCCTCTTCCCTTTCTGCTTCATGCAAGGCTTGCTCAGCATTTCAATGTGTTAAACATTATTTACTATGTAGCTCTCCAAATTTATATACATCTTTATCAGCCATCAAGTTGCACGTTTTCTAAATGCTTTTCAGCTTGCTAGTCCGGTAGTTATTGCTAGTTATCTTAATCAATACGCTGTTAATAATAAGCTTTAAtaataagctttatttatatagcacctttcatacataaaatgtagtTCAAAGTGCACCATTGCCAACAAGCAAACTAAATCAGTTTTCAAATGTATAGGTAACTACTTCATAATAACCTAAACTagaatttttaataaattgagtTTTGTTTAGTTTACTTGTTCTCCAAATAAGttcttttagtttgttttattgcttgttttatttgtatttttaaaatatggattTCTATTTAGAGAGGGAATCTGCGCATCCAGGCTACACTAATTTATTCCTTTCGTTTTTTATTCAAACTaattctttgatttttttaaaagccctaCATGTAGGATTTAATCAAAAATCTGGCAACCCAAAGCCTGGCAAACCAAAGCAACGTCATATGAACCTTTTCAGCCAATGTTAAGCTACTTTCGTTTCCCACGGAATTGTGGGAGGTTTATGTAAAGGCAAGATGGCAGCGGCCAGTGCAAGATTACTGGGCCAGGTTGGGCGACATGCTCTCCTGACACAGGGTTGTAACACGGGGTACTTTGCCCTCGCACCTCGAATTTCTCGGCAGGGGGGCGTAAGGGCTTACGGAACTGGTGGCACGGGGTTCAGATCTAAATTGTTTAATGGTGCCCTAATAAGAGGCGGGGGCCGAACCCTGGGATGTGCTTTCTTGCTGGGAGGTGGTATCGGCTTGTACCAGACGATCAAGTTCACCTTTCAGCGTCATTTCGCAGAGCAAAAGGCAGACGTAAGCCTAGCAACCTCGACTTTTGGACGAGTAGAACTTTCCGCTGTGGTGTcatgtttgtgttgtttgaAATAATTGCATTCGTTTGTATGTTCTTGTGAATGGTTCATAAGCTAGCTCGCCTTACACGAAGCTACACTATTTACACCTTGGTAGCTACATTTTAAAGCTAAGCGTATTATTAAAGAAGATGTACTAGCAGGCACATGGTACCCTCATTTCCTACCTGCCTATGTTGTTGTGTATTGTGATTCCTCCAGGCAACCGAAACAACACCTAAGTTGACCCTGTATCAATACAAGACCTGTCCATTCTGCAGTAAGGTGCGAGCCTTTCTGGACTACTCTGGACTCCCCTACCAGATTGTGGAGGTCAACCCTGTCATGCGTCAGGAGATCAAGTGGTCAAAGTACAGGAAGGTGCCCATCCTGATGGTAGATGATACTGAGGTAAGAGACAAAAAGAGACATGTATGAACTGTAAGTTAACTAAGATGTTTGATTAAAGAAATGTGTAAAAAGGGacttaatgtaattaattttgtgtgaccAAAGAAAATGTGATTCTTCTCTTTTTCACTGTGCATGTGAATTTGTTTTCTCCCCTGTTGTATGACTCAACTGAACAGCAACTGAACGATTCATCTGTAATAATCAGTACTCTGAAGACATTCTTGGTCAGCAAGTAAGTATAGCTAACTGGAAGGGAGATTTGGTATGTGTTTAACAATTACAACTGTGCCTGGTGTTTGCTTGCATATGCAATGCACTAATATTATAACAAGCTTTAGACATTTTAGTCCCAATGTTTTGTACTCTGTCTATGCAGGGAAAAGACAATTCCTCAGGTCATTATCTGCTACCCAGAAATGAAGTCCAAAAATGATAGTGGGAAAGAGGTGATAGAGTACAACAACAAGTACTGGCTCATGCTGAGTGAAATTGAAACAGACCAGCTCTACCCTGAAAAGGAGTCAAGAAAGTATGTtgatgtcatgttttttttttcttcatttctacTTATAACActaattttaattattcaaatgtcTTTTGAACTGACAGACCATGACAGTAGAGTTATAGCCAGTAATGCTGGTgacaaatataatataaaagaCACTGAAGAAGAGGCATGTTCTGTTCAAGACAGGTTGTCTTGTTCGTGCAGAATGAATTACCTTGAGAAGTAATTGGATTGTTGTTACAGTGTTTGGCATACATGAACCCTGTTTATTTCAGCATTGCTcctgtgtcacttcctgtcttctagAGAGGAAATGAAGTGGCGCCAATGGGCAGATGATTGGTTGGTGCACCTCATTTCCCCAAATGTGTATAGGACCCCCAGTGAGTCTCTGGCCTCCTTTGACTACATAGTACGGGAAGGCAAGTTTGGTACTTTTGAGGGCTTCTTTGCCAAATATGTGGGGGCGCTTGCCATGTTCCTCATCTCGAAGAGACTGAAAAGCAGGTGGGTACTGTAAAAAGTTTGCTATTAATGTTTGCCTGATAAGGAACTTAAGAGAACTGTTTTTTTGCTTATGTCTGGAAGAAGTTAATGTTCCAGGGTGTCCTTGTAACAGTTCtggcaataataattaaagctgaTAAAAGAAAGGTTTTTAAGTCATCTTGAAAATGATTCATAACTGATCAAACCCTTTTAAGGTTTACAAGGTTTGAAAAACAGTCTTGGTACTTAtgaaaactaaattaattaataatataagaatgagaaaataaagaaacagcaACATGTCTAGACTCCAACAGTGCTGAAAAAGACAAAGGTTTTTTAATAAACAGTAAAGGGAACATCAAAAATAAGTAGTACATACAAATAGGTTTGTTTTCACTATTAGTTTATATTGCAAGAGAAATGCATTAAAGTAGTCCATTCAACATGACTATTACAGCCCAAAACACCAGtcacaaatgtatatttaatatgcatgttagaggggggaaaataaataattggttTATGGACTGTGAAAATGGTAATAACTGTAACAACCTGGTTTGAAACGCATAAACATCCATTTTGAATCAGAGCAGAatctgaacattttttagcACGTGTAGTGTCTTTTTCCAATTGAATACACTTAAGCATTTAAAACGTAAAATATATGAAACCATTGTTTATTGAAATTCTTTAAGATACACTGGTCTGCTCAATTTAAATTTGTAAAGGAGTTTGAGAGGTTTAGAAttccatttaaaacaaacaaaatctcaAACAGGCAGATTTCCAAATTTTGAAAAAGGGTTTGTTGAATGGCTGGTGGCATAGTTACGGATTGGGCATAAGCCCCATCATCGGGCTTGGCAGCTAAGAGGCACATGAAGACTGGTATGTCTGTCTAGTGGATGCATGGTGTGGCTAGGAGTGTGTCCTCTGACCCTTAGTTTCCTTGTGTCCTATCTATGGATGATTCCCATGGCTGCTCTTTGCAACAGGAAGTTTACCCATAGTGCTCCCCTGTTTTCAGGCACAACCTGCAAGATGACGTGCGACAGGACCTGTACGAGGCTGTGAATGACTGGGTGTCTGCCATTGGCAAGTCAAGGAAGTTTATGGGTGGGGAGCGGCCTAACCTGGCAGACCTGGTATGGGAATGGCAATATATCAGTCATGTTGAATGAGCTTGTGTGGATCAAATACATATTGACTTTTTAAAGATTTACCCTGCCAAATGAAACCCTCCATCTTTGAAGCTGTGGCTGATTTTCTGGCCACAGAAAATGCTGTCACAGTTGGGGTTTGATTCCAGAGTATGTGGCACTTGACTGCACTGAGTGAGTGAATTTTGTGGCATCTGGAGGCTCTACCCAATAGCCCCACAAACCTTTTTTAACATGTCTGCCTCCTATTTCACTCCACACTGTTTCTGTCATTGCTTTATCCCATCTGAAGGCAGTATTTGGGGTCCTCAGAGTGATGGAGGGACTGCAGTCCTTTGATGACATGATGGAGAACACCAAGGTGAAATACTGGTATCGGCGGATGGAGAGAGCTGTCCAGCACCATGAGGGACAAAACTAACATTGACATCGCTGGGTTCAGAACACAGCAGAGCCAATCTAATGGAATTCCTGACCCGCTCTGAAACAACTAAGTCGGTGTTCGCTGAACCTGCAACAGCCGCAGGGACATGCAGTTTAGGGACAAATATGCTAAAggaggaaattttattttttgttttccactggTGGTCAATTCAGACACTGGCAGTTGTGATCTTCCACTTGGCGGGGCTGCTCCTCTGGTTTGTTGAGGCTTAGGCAGAGCTTACTGCCCTGTCAGtaatataatttgaaaatgtgtctCCATAGAATACCTTTGAATTGATcttttgcaaaaaatatttgggTTGTAACTATGCATTATTTGTATTGTTCCTGGATCCCAGCTTTAGGGCTTTCGAGCAACTTCCGAAGCTTGCATTTTCAGAATAATATACAAATTTGTGACATCTGCAAAGGCCAACTGGACAGCAATGGATTTTGTTTGGCCTTGTGGTAAGAAGCTTGTATCTATGGAAATTGACTTGATGCACTATTTCCTGAATATTTATTGATAATTTCCATCACAAGACTAAGTCCTTGCCCTCTTCGGTGGGGTTACTGTAAAACcagtttttctcatttgaatGAGTTCTTTCATAAGTATTAGACATGAAAGATTTCATTCAGTAGTTTAATTGTTAACATGTTAATTCTTTGATATCCAAGGATCCATCCCATTGATGTTATCTGCTGCCTGTGACCACATAACTCTTTGGCCATTTTTCCTGTAATTACCGTCAAACGGTTATTGGCCTCAAGTTGGGGGAATGCTTTTTCTGCCATTGCGcaaacaagtaaaataaatcacttgTAACTCATGATATACACATATGTCAAGAGAATATACTACTGTACTACAACCATGAACATGAGAGCAACATGTTTTCGCGTCCACATTACATACAGGATACAGAAGAGACGTGATGTGAACAGTGTGAAATTGCCCCCCTTTATCACTCAGAGTGATACTATGGTGATGCTGAAATTAAGTGATCAGGGTCTGTGAAAGTTCCACAAGATATGTGATAACAGGATGTTTCTGTTGGTCCTTGTTCATCAAGATAGCTTTTGCCTTTGTGCAAATGGTGTTGCATACTAGTGCAAACagtttgaaataatttaaggTTAAGGTCTCATACTGATATGAAGAGATACTGTACtcaatgaaataaaagatgGAAAAATCTGTCGCTGCTTAtgattattttatcttttttttcttttttttttagctttccaCTTCCTGCAGGATTCCTGGCCTGCATGTGTAGCATCATTATCAAAAGTTTACAGAATGTGTGTTCATGACACATGCACGTTCTGAATGCGATAATAATGAAGTAGTTAGTGCGGATCCATTTGCAAACTTCGATGTTATTACACATGAGAAGGGTGAACACAGATCactcaacaacaaacaaacaaaacaacaacaaaaaacagctgaaatgcaACGCTTTAGGAATTTTGGGCGATTTTTAAGAGATCGATAATAGGTCATGTAAGACGTTAAAAAATTCAGTTGCCTTCAATGTAACACGGTTTAAATAGCCAGAAATAGAGCTAACACAACAGGTAGAAATATTTGGTGTTTCTTGAATACGTCAGTGAAATGGCTCAGCCGCTGATATGAATGGCATCGGAAAGAAATGAAAGCATTGAGGGTAACGTGTTGGGTGTAACCGCTTCTACGGCACCAATACCTCAATTTTCATACAAATCTCTTTTGTTCACGTAACTTATCTATTTGAAGATTagcacatattttacattgtgttgaaaatgcatttaccCCATCggaaaaatgtaaaagcttGGCAACATCTCTCGGCTCCCGTAGCCCAGTGCTTATTATTTGGTGCGGTTACTAGGGTAACgtcaaaagaaaatataaccATAGGAACTACAATAATGACAGAGTGGGATACAGTCTGCTCACAGAACTGTGAGTCTGATGCTGCGATTGCATTTTTGGACCAAAGTTTCATTGCATTAACTTTTTCCTTCGCCACTTTGAACGTTAATTGGAACTATTCAGTCCGACCAGGAATAATCGATaggtaaacagtaaacagtctCTTGTCACTTCCTCCTCCACTCACAAGCCAACAGCCATTGAACATATTTGAATGAGCCAATCGGATACAAGAAATGAGCGTATCACAAGAGACTGCAAAAGGAACACGGGACACATTCAGCTTGCTGGATAAATAAGCTAGCGAACGAACCAAAATATAAAGTTTTAATATTTGACTCTGCAAATGGTAAGGAGAGACTGTAGAGAAGATAGCAATAGCCTGGTcgtcatatttttttaaatttcagataTAGTTAACAACCTGCAATTAGTGGAGCTGTAGTAGATGAACTACGGATGGTTACAACTCTGTAAGCATCTAGCCAGCTGATTGTTTTAACGTTGACATGTGGACACTTCTCATTGTAGTAGCTAGGCTAACACTGTTAATGTTCTTTTGCTAGTCTATCTAACTAACGTTGGCTTGCTAATATCGAAAAGTCGCGACGAATacaatttgtttgtttagtAGCGAGTTCAGTGTACAGAATACTGTGTTAGCCCTATCTAGCTAGTTAATTAGTTGTATCACACACAGTGAAGATTAACGTTAATGAGCAAACTGGCTAGACATGAGCAACTAGCTGTACTAGCTAGCCACTTTCGTTCTTGTCTGTTTACTCAGGGAACGCTATCTGGGTGATTCAAGCTAGCTACCCAGTATGATAGCGTTAACAACAGTTGAACCAAGTCTAAACTGTATGTAGGGGGGCATGCACATACGCAAACAAGGCATCACTTGGCGCATGACATACCTTGCcatccaaataaatatatttagctTTCAAACTATTTTCTGCACTGGGCTAACGTTATGTTAGCATGAACACTGATTTGCTGTAGTAACTGATGGCTCACAATTGTCACATTTCATTCGTTAGTTATATTTAATTCAAGAAATGTGACATTCAAGTTATGAGATGAGCCCTGTCCTAGACATTTAGCTTGTATGCCTCTTTAATTCACTCCACAGGGGAAATTAATGAATACAACTTCCGCATCACCACCTCTACACGTGCATGTTCCAGAGAGTACAccagtgcatgtgcacatgaaGAAGGGTCGGAAGATGAAAGAGGCAAAGATGAAGGGGGACACAGAGAGTCACCAAACCTCCGTTAGGAGGAAAGCAAGGGTGCCCTGGATACCTCCTGGGAAGGGCTCGACACGTGACGCCCTGTACAAGTGGGAGGTACCATGGATCCTATTTTAATCTCTGTATGATTAGTTTAAGGTTCGTTTTTTTAGAAACATACACATCTTCTTGTTGCCTGGTCTCTGAAATTGTGTTGGTGCATAGGGACCGACACACCGCCTAGAGATGAGGCCTGCTCCAGAGCCTGATCTTTCCCAGTCTGCGCTACGATTGGCTGACCTCTCCTCTGATGAGGAGGAAGCGCTGCAAGGCCGCATCCACCAATATGAGAGGAAGATTGACAGCCTAATGACAGAGGTTGGCTCCCTGAAGAATGAGGTTGGTCTTGCTTGCACGTTTTCTTTTGCCAAAAGTTTTGGAGTACAGAATGGCATTTAGTAGGCTCTCAAGTGGCTCGGTGGGTTAAGGTGAGTGCGTGTTGGGCACTATGCTCGCAGATTCTAGCCTCAGACTTAGATATGTTATTGGCAGGCTATGACGCTGCAGCAGTCAAATTATCTCACCAAAGGCAGGGTGGGTTTAAATTGGCAGGGTGTTTGGGTTACTGCTAAATGAGTTCCTCTAACAACAGACCAGGTTTCCACAGGTTACCTGTTTTCAGTTGAACCTGCCCAATTGAACCTGCATGTGATCTGTACTATTTAGCAAACCCTAATTTTTGTTCAATATCACGGTGGTCTCCAGGTGGAGCTGAGGAAGAAGGAACAGCAGTTGAGTGCGTCTCAGCGTGTAAtccaggagcaggaggatgAGCTGGTGGAATTCACCAAAGAACTGGAGGTCACTGGACGCGAAAACACCCGCCTCCGCCACTCTATTGAGAAGATGCGAGAAGAGACAGACTTCACCAGGTTTGTCACAGGAACACACCCTCCCAAACCATGCGGGTATCATGTAgatttgagtttgttttttgttttatgttatatGATAACCTGTATCATAGATTTATACCAAGTTTATTTTAGTCAATATTGAGAAGCAACAAGATTACATATGTCTGTACAATGAACAGAAACAGCATTAAATATTAGTTGCTTGGCATGAAAACCAATATTATTTGAGATCTACaagcaatgttttaaaaaaaaatttctaa contains:
- the ptgesl gene encoding prostaglandin E synthase 2; protein product: MAAASARLLGQVGRHALLTQGCNTGYFALAPRISRQGGVRAYGTGGTGFRSKLFNGALIRGGGRTLGCAFLLGGGIGLYQTIKFTFQRHFAEQKADATETTPKLTLYQYKTCPFCSKVRAFLDYSGLPYQIVEVNPVMRQEIKWSKYRKVPILMVDDTEQLNDSSVIISTLKTFLVSKEKTIPQVIICYPEMKSKNDSGKEVIEYNNKYWLMLSEIETDQLYPEKESRKEEMKWRQWADDWLVHLISPNVYRTPSESLASFDYIVREGKFGTFEGFFAKYVGALAMFLISKRLKSRHNLQDDVRQDLYEAVNDWVSAIGKSRKFMGGERPNLADLAVFGVLRVMEGLQSFDDMMENTKVKYWYRRMERAVQHHEGQN